The Vespa velutina chromosome 15, iVesVel2.1, whole genome shotgun sequence DNA window AATCTAGGTGACGTTAAATGAAACATATCGAGGCTATGTTGATAGTAAGTATCATTTTCAAATTCGTCTAACGCGTCGATGAAAGAAGATCAGAATAAATATACGATGATGATACGATACAGTGATAAACTCTTTACcgattacaataaataaatgacaaaCGACAAACTAAGCTTGGCCGTCGATGTATTTACAAAGCGAACTCCTCGTAATCTTCGACACAATGTCCGTCGAACGAGCTCTATTCGATGCCCGCAAATATTTAGTCTCTCGTTAGCGAGTCGTCGAGAGAGATCGTTATGCGATACTTTTTAATCGAGTATAACTCATAACGATGACACTTTGACTTGGCTCTTAACGCGTTACGAACGATCGACGAGATATCTCGCGTTCGTAAAGATTATGACTCATTTTGTAAATACGTATACACTTGGATTGCATACGtagaaaatgtgaaaatgaTTCCGCGAAGGGACACTTTGATGTCAAGTTTGTTCAATTTTCTCAAAGTTACGGGTATCGAGATCGAAGGTCGTTACGTTATTGCGTGTCGACGGAGGAACATgtttctcgttctttcctttttttttctttctttttcgtttcttctttttacgacAGGAGCAGGGACCTATCGGAGCGACGAAGAGACAGCGCCAAAGTAGTGGCGCCAGGATATCGAAGAAACCCGAGACCCGACTGTCTTGGACAATGATTTCTCAGCGTGCAGCATGCTCGTGGAAGGCACATTTGTGTCGTAAAAATTTTTGGAAGAAACTGCAACTTGACTTCCTGCATTTGCGGGCACGTGTGAAAAAGCAAATGAAGATGGCGTGTGATAGAATAAATAGCGATAGAAATCTTGGTGATAcgacgtttttattattgccGATTGATATCTTTTACAGGACTTTAAGACTTAAAAGCTATCACCAAATATCAGCCCgaattaactttcttttttttttgttgttcttaTATTTAGGTATAGAAAAGTATGCGAGAGAACTGATATGTTTTACGATAACGTTGTCATTTCTGATAGTCTGAATAAATAGGCAAAACATTGTCCGTCGTACAAGTCGTTAcgttttttaagaaaatttgcaTGGAGTGAAATTACAGCTATGATAGCCTTTAAGGGTTAACGGTGCTTTATACAAAAGTTTACAAACGAATCAAAGAGCGAGGATTCTTAATAATAGAAAGGAATCTCAAAGAGATCAAGTATTTATCTAAACTCgcttacaaattattaaatgtcaGGAGGACCGCAAGCCGTTAttatcctcttttctctcttctctctctctctctctctctctctctctctctctctttctttctctctctctctttctttctctctttctctctctctttctccttttccttgtAACGATATGCTAAATTGACGAGCAACTAAAAGCAACGAGCATTCTCTATTTACACATAAATTTAAACGCGAAATATGTACAACGCGCGAGagatctctttcatttttacaataatcgtttataaataaatttttaatccgTTCTAAGGCGAACGTCAAATAATGAGTTTTTCGATCTTTGATTTATTGCATTTGATTCGTTGGCGATTCTTGCTTCAATTCCAGGGCCCACATGTGTTGCGGCCATCCCGTTCGGCCTTTGCTCTTGGACGATTCTTCGTGAGCTACGTTCGAAATAGATTGCAAACACGTCTCGCTCTGAAAGtacaagaaacgaaaagaacaaaaaaatgatagtGTTCTCGAATTCGAACGTAAAGCAACAAAATAACGATAGTTGCGTTAGCTGACCGACATATATGCTTTGCTTGTGTAAGGAATGTCAATGAAAAAACTAAGCAAAGTTCGGTAAAATCGATGATGCGGTCACGAATAACGATAGGATTCGATTCAAAAGGAAGACTCTTCGTGGGTGGTACAGCCAGATGGAAAATTGGATAAACCACAAAGCGTAgggtcgaaagaaaaatatttccacgCGCCggtattaaatttaatgaagcCAATTCGACGATCCGACGCGACGCTCACGTTCACGGACACTTTCGGGAGAAACCAAAAAATGTTTGGATTAAAAGAATTCATCAATAAAAACGACgagttttctttatctttcgttgAAACGTTCGACTCGACTCCGTATAATTTCGAGCGGATCccgattctcttttttctacgattaacgcgaagaaaaaaaatttgtggaTCCGCGAGTTGACCGTATATTAACCACTTGAATTCGATgcaatgaacatttttttcttccctctccctctttcccccccctctctctctctctctctctctctctctctctctctctctctctctctctctctctctctctttctctctcgacgcGTCTCAGAGGCACGTCGATGGATTTAAGGTCGAGTCTCGTAGGGGGGAATCTCTTCCCGATTAAAGAGGCCAATGTTTAGTTTGGAGTAACGCTTACCGAAAGCATTTATGAGAGAGATTTAAGAAGAAAGGTCCTCGGTCGCTCGAGAGTACTAATTTAACTCTTGCTCCATTAGATTAGAAAAggttagaaaataatgaagaagtaCGAAATACATTACATCTCGTTCTCGTCCTATTATCGTGGCCAGAAGATTTAGTGACAAGTCGGGAGAAGGCAACAAATTAGTCGAGACAAGCAAGTTGAACGTTTACGAGCAGTATAAATCTCATTTCAAGTTAGCTGGCTAGAGCGTTAAGTTACTCTAAGAGGAACGCGTCTCGCTAGACGAACGGTCTAAATTCATCGGAGTGGAAGAGTCAATGTTTCAAATTCAAACTCACCTGACTTGATTGGGCGTTCTTGTTTCTCCTACCGTTGGACAATATCTCGGCACGGAAAGTTTGAGGCTCCTCGCTTTCGTCGCTTTCCAATACGGCCATCAAATATCCGATATACGAGGCAGCAAGCCTCAATGTCTTTATCTTCGAGAGCTTCGTGTCCGCCGGTACATTCGGAATGCAATCCCTTAGATCCGCGAAAGCATTATTAATGCTCTGAGTgcgtcttctctcttttttattagcCGTATTACGGCGTTTAGGCCTAACCATCGGGTTGCCCTCCCTTGCAGCTTGATGCTGAAGATGTTGCTGAAGAGATCCGACGCCAACGCCGACACCGACACCGACGCCGACACCGACGCCGACGCCATTTAACGAAACTGCTGAACCACCGGCACCTCCGACACCGGCCATCGTAAATTCGTCCCCTCTACGTTGAttgtgctgctgctgctgttgttgttgctgttgctgttgttgttgttgttgttgttgttgttgttgttgttgttgttgttgttgttgttgtggcggctgctgctgctgcgtTTGTTGTTGCTGATGATGCGTTTCTTGATGATGAGGATGCTGCGGATGATGaggatgatggtgatgatgatgatgatgatgatgatggtgctGTTGTTGTGGGTACAACAAAGTAGAGTAATGTTGTGCACCGTTCGCGCTTGGATGTACGTATTGTTGAAGAGCTGAGTAATTTGAATCCTGAACACCGATCTCTTCTATCAGAGGTGGCGTAGAGGCCGTTGGGCTTCCTGCGCCCGAACTACCACCAGAGATACCGGAATCCGCCCCCCAGTACGTCGATTGGTTATCCGAGTCTGGACCACCGAGTGGACCTGGAGGAGGATCAAACGATTACGTTTATAGATTGAAAAacattttcctttataaatgagagaaaaaaacgaaaactcATGATAATGATATCATCGTGAAAAGTCAAACGTACCGTAAGGAAGCTGGGTGACATAATTGCACGGCTGATGCCACTGTGGATAATAGTCCGATTGAGCGTCGAATCCACCGAGCATTTTCGCGATCACGATCGCGTGATCTTGCACGATTTTTCGATGACAACACACACAAGGATGAACAAAAATGTAATTTCACaagataataaacgtaaaaagaTCTATCACAGTGTCGCGAATTATAACGCGCAAAATAGGAAGGAGTCTGGTTGGCGTATGGAATATCAGTGAATACGAAATATCATTCTTTCGCGAATGGTTGCTTCATCGAATCGATGATGCGCTTTCGGATGCAGTCGCGGGGTCACTGAGAAGGATGATCACCGAGTACTCTGCCAACCGACATGGAAGCTAAAGCTCTCAAGGTCGTCTGGCGAACGAGATCATGGGTGGGATCGCAAGGGCGGAGCTCGGTTTCGTCTACGCCTCCGTGGAGGGTCTCTCTCCCTGTCGAGATGCTGCCTGCCAAGCTGTAGCCTCTCGTGCTTCCGATTCAATTAGCAAATTGAACGGGCGATACGTCCGTGCCCTCCACcctgcgcgcgcgcgcctctTTTCGTCctcaacgacgatgacgacgacctCGAGATAGGATTTTAAgatttacgatcgatcgagacgAAAAGCCGATCTAATTTCTTCGACGCTTATTCGTAATCGAATTAATCGTCATATCCGTTGGCGGGTGGTTgatctttagaaaaaaaagaagcaaagagaaacaaaatttcgTCAAAGGGATTTCACTGAGACCGGTAGCAAGAGTCCCGGAGGGACCGTTTCATTGGCTGAACAACCTGCTCGCATAAATAAGGCCAACTTCCGCCCTTCGTTTCTTAtatgaaaaaaggagagaaaaaaggaaatatttgtcTTCGGGATCATACCTTAACGATCATCGAAATTACGTCATGTCGTTCCATCACTGTTCTTCGTAAAACCGATCAAGTGctttgttattaacgttcaGATTGCAGcaaagttagaaaaaaaaaaaaaagaaagaaagaaatggatgaGCCCTGGCCGATAGGCAAGGGCATCtggctttttattttcaaaagataaCAGATAGCACTCGTGGATGCATTTAGAACGATCGTGATCGTTCTCGTTACGGCGCTATgattaaaaggaaacaaaaaaaaaatgaatttcttgtCTAGGgccaagattttttttctcttttttgccgatctcttctctttttttttgttttttctttttctttttctttttttttttcttattatcatcataGCGGACCCACAAACTTCCGGAACACCTCAGACGAACACAACTTGGACTTATCCTTTTTTTAGACACTTACTTCGCCATACTAAGATAGGAGGAGAAAGTGATTGGTCGAGTGGCCGACCGACCGTGGCAGGGAGCTGCTTC harbors:
- the LOC124954411 gene encoding heart- and neural crest derivatives-expressed protein 1-like codes for the protein MLGGFDAQSDYYPQWHQPCNYVTQLPYGPLGGPDSDNQSTYWGADSGISGGSSGAGSPTASTPPLIEEIGVQDSNYSALQQYVHPSANGAQHYSTLLYPQQQHHHHHHHHHHHHPHHPQHPHHQETHHQQQQTQQQQPPQQQQQQQQQQQQQQQQQQQQQQQQQQQQHNQRRGDEFTMAGVGGAGGSAVSLNGVGVGVGVGVGVGVGVGSLQQHLQHQAAREGNPMVRPKRRNTANKKERRRTQSINNAFADLRDCIPNVPADTKLSKIKTLRLAASYIGYLMAVLESDESEEPQTFRAEILSNGRRNKNAQSSQSETCLQSISNVAHEESSKSKGRTGWPQHMWALELKQESPTNQMQ